A section of the Myxococcus xanthus genome encodes:
- a CDS encoding FHA domain-containing protein translates to MATLVVRHPDGTENEFAITGELKIGRQQGSDILITEGGVSRTHARVFDEGGTVFIEDVGSANGTFVDGQRIMEPTALTPQSEVLLGDYVLRLKPAAVRGSGARRSAARPAAGGDEPMPVGDEGGGVRATRAMPSIKKGSGAAKSEPGAALAKRPARPARPAPGGGARPAPAGGPVLRGMVGPWAGQTYPLKGKVLVGRQPPAGIMLDDDSVSRRHAELEATSSGVTVRDLGSANGTLLNGEPLDQTPVPLEPGDQLQFGVVEMTFEPEPSAVPVRRGAAGAARGGADEDPAAKRKKLIMVAAGLVGVLLMVGMVSSILNPKPVDVQGPGGAAQMDPTQKIQDLLSECRSYASSELGAPNWEKAHEVCTQALDLDPIHPEANTLIRRIKLEKESFEYYSQGERLLQRLKPEEALESFRKIQKESEYFRRARAKAREAAEAVTKRAQEDCKLYLRDSQWSAAVSRCEVYMAVWCQSKPREDLQPPLGFTLKLEGRLRRDEWRPKDPMFVKFLIARQKMDANAAPWVCPVAEVLAGDERVADPRTFVMEAAKKRFPNKLMQAALLDYWGGRGSEALATMQKLRANYEAAQYHAEADELMKIMSTVDQLFKVGQSYLAAEDPEKAAEPFREALATDKAVMLELAESKPSFYRRNILQDIAEKSYQRGKHWADREDRRRACRVWKLGFSFYAGNPNLNKAAAFCSSRALEAFRAASGCGDMAVALDYAVKGDGVEEMVVAKQAELGCK, encoded by the coding sequence ATGGCCACCCTGGTCGTCCGTCACCCCGACGGCACTGAGAACGAATTCGCCATCACGGGCGAGCTGAAGATTGGCCGCCAGCAGGGCAGTGACATCCTCATCACCGAAGGGGGCGTGTCGCGTACGCACGCGCGCGTCTTCGACGAAGGCGGCACCGTCTTCATCGAGGACGTGGGCAGCGCCAACGGCACGTTCGTCGACGGCCAGCGCATCATGGAGCCCACGGCCCTGACGCCGCAGTCGGAGGTCCTCCTCGGGGACTACGTGCTGCGTCTCAAACCGGCCGCGGTGCGGGGTTCTGGGGCCCGGCGCTCGGCGGCCAGGCCCGCGGCGGGGGGCGATGAGCCCATGCCGGTGGGCGACGAGGGCGGCGGTGTACGCGCCACCCGGGCCATGCCCAGCATCAAGAAGGGCTCCGGCGCAGCGAAGAGCGAGCCCGGCGCGGCGCTGGCGAAGCGGCCCGCGCGTCCGGCACGTCCCGCCCCGGGTGGCGGCGCACGTCCGGCGCCGGCGGGTGGCCCGGTGCTTCGCGGCATGGTCGGTCCCTGGGCCGGCCAGACATATCCGCTCAAGGGCAAGGTGCTGGTGGGGCGGCAGCCGCCCGCCGGCATCATGCTGGATGACGACTCCGTGAGCCGCCGCCACGCGGAGCTGGAAGCGACCAGCTCGGGCGTGACGGTGCGGGACCTGGGCAGCGCCAACGGGACGCTGCTCAACGGCGAGCCGTTGGACCAGACGCCGGTCCCGCTCGAGCCGGGGGATCAGCTCCAGTTCGGCGTGGTGGAGATGACCTTCGAGCCCGAACCGTCCGCGGTGCCCGTGCGCCGGGGCGCGGCGGGCGCGGCGCGTGGGGGCGCGGACGAGGATCCCGCCGCCAAGCGCAAGAAGCTCATCATGGTGGCGGCCGGGCTGGTGGGCGTGCTGCTGATGGTGGGCATGGTGTCCTCCATCCTGAACCCCAAGCCGGTGGACGTTCAGGGGCCGGGCGGGGCCGCGCAGATGGATCCGACGCAGAAGATCCAGGACCTGCTGAGCGAGTGCCGCTCCTACGCATCCAGCGAGCTGGGCGCCCCCAACTGGGAGAAGGCCCACGAGGTCTGCACCCAGGCATTGGACCTGGACCCCATCCACCCGGAGGCGAACACGCTCATCCGGCGCATCAAGCTGGAGAAGGAGTCCTTCGAGTACTACTCGCAGGGCGAGCGGCTCCTGCAGCGCCTCAAGCCGGAAGAGGCCCTGGAGTCGTTCCGGAAGATCCAGAAGGAGAGCGAGTACTTCCGCCGCGCCCGCGCCAAGGCGCGCGAGGCCGCCGAGGCGGTGACGAAGCGCGCACAGGAGGACTGCAAGCTGTACCTGCGTGACTCGCAGTGGAGCGCCGCCGTGTCACGCTGCGAGGTGTACATGGCGGTGTGGTGCCAGTCGAAGCCGCGCGAGGACCTGCAGCCGCCCCTGGGCTTCACGCTGAAGCTGGAGGGCCGCCTGCGCCGCGACGAGTGGCGGCCGAAGGATCCGATGTTCGTGAAGTTCCTCATCGCGCGGCAGAAGATGGACGCCAACGCGGCGCCCTGGGTGTGCCCGGTGGCGGAGGTTCTGGCCGGTGACGAGCGGGTCGCGGACCCGCGCACCTTCGTCATGGAGGCGGCGAAGAAGCGCTTCCCCAACAAGCTGATGCAGGCCGCGCTCCTGGACTACTGGGGTGGCCGTGGCAGCGAGGCGCTGGCCACCATGCAGAAGCTGCGCGCCAACTACGAGGCCGCGCAGTACCACGCCGAGGCGGACGAGCTGATGAAGATCATGTCCACCGTGGATCAGCTCTTCAAGGTGGGCCAGAGCTATCTGGCCGCCGAGGATCCGGAGAAGGCCGCGGAGCCCTTCCGCGAGGCGCTGGCCACGGACAAGGCGGTGATGCTGGAGCTCGCGGAGTCCAAGCCGTCCTTCTACCGGCGCAACATCCTCCAGGACATCGCGGAGAAGTCGTACCAGCGCGGCAAGCACTGGGCCGACCGCGAGGACCGCCGCCGCGCCTGCCGCGTGTGGAAGCTGGGGTTCAGCTTCTACGCGGGCAATCCGAACCTGAACAAGGCGGCGGCCTTCTGCTCCTCGAGGGCACTGGAGGCCTTCCGTGCGGCGTCGGGCTGCGGCGACATGGCGGTGGCGCTGGACTACGCCGTCAAGGGCGACGGTGTGGAGGAGATGGTCGTCGCGAAGCAGGCGGAGCTGGGCTGCAAGTAG
- the polA gene encoding DNA polymerase I, which translates to MVDTSPSRSAPTLVLIDASGFIFRAYHAIPPLTTSKGVQTNAVLGFTRMVLKALRELKPTHVALAFDKESRTERQKIDPTYKANREGPPEDLVPQFALIRRVVEAINVPVLEVAGWEADDVIGTLAVKAKQEGFCVQVVTGDKDFVQIVDDDVRLYDPMKDVHTLPADVKARLGIEPGQMRDYLALIGDAVDNVPKVPGIGPKTATELIQQFGDVETLLSRLDEVKKPKIRENIASHRESLLRAKVLVTFKTDLSLDVRMADLARRPVDAQRSRELFTELEFFALLKELPQQDGVAGAPDEVKEKPAPLAVTPRLVGADAELAQLAGAVREAGAVTLIPAYEGSPFGAKLVGLGVALPDGQTAYVPLRHAQLGVTQVRPEAFTAAFREVLEDAAVKKGGHDLKALSLVLANDGITLHGAHDDVELLSYLLNPSRREHALVDLSRERLNTELPPLPPAAEGKRGKKDRALADHTVEEVATGFAIRAEAARRLAPELWKELEAAKLAALARDMELPLLPLLAQMERRGVLLDTAELSRTSVKVDAAVEAQVKEVYRHAGREFNIGSNPQLVEVLFTELKLPIIKRGKTGPSADQEVLEKLSEEHPLPGAIIEYRSLSKLKSTYLDTLPTLVAADGRIHTTYHQAATATGRLSSTDPNLQNIPVRTDLGREIRRAFVAAEGHQLVSADYSQVELRLLAHIANDPVLIEAFLHDEDIHTRTAAEVFGVAKEQVDREQRRVAKMVNFGIAYGLSPHGLGARLGIAQDVARDIIERYFTRYAGIRRYLEETVDRARKTGYVETLYGRRRYMADLNSKNRGVAQAAERAAINMPIQGTAADLIKKAMLAVDEALTAQKLRTRMLLQVHDELLFEAPDAEVEQVKALAVKAMSSVADLKVPLKVEVGAGRSWADAH; encoded by the coding sequence ATGGTCGACACCAGCCCTTCGCGCTCCGCGCCCACCCTGGTCCTCATCGACGCGTCCGGCTTCATCTTCCGCGCCTACCACGCCATCCCTCCGCTCACGACGAGCAAGGGTGTGCAGACCAACGCCGTGTTGGGCTTCACGCGCATGGTGCTCAAGGCCCTGCGTGAGCTGAAGCCCACGCACGTGGCGCTCGCCTTCGACAAGGAGAGCCGCACCGAGCGCCAGAAGATTGATCCAACGTACAAGGCCAACCGCGAGGGGCCCCCGGAGGACCTGGTCCCCCAGTTCGCCCTCATCCGCCGCGTGGTGGAAGCCATCAACGTGCCCGTGCTGGAGGTGGCCGGCTGGGAAGCCGACGACGTCATCGGCACGCTGGCCGTGAAGGCGAAGCAGGAGGGCTTCTGCGTCCAGGTCGTCACCGGCGACAAGGACTTCGTGCAGATTGTCGACGACGACGTGCGCCTGTACGACCCGATGAAGGACGTGCACACGCTGCCCGCGGACGTGAAGGCGCGGCTGGGCATCGAGCCGGGGCAGATGCGGGACTACCTGGCCCTCATCGGCGACGCGGTGGACAACGTCCCCAAGGTGCCGGGCATCGGGCCGAAGACGGCCACCGAGCTCATCCAGCAGTTCGGTGACGTGGAGACGCTGCTCTCGCGCCTGGATGAGGTGAAGAAGCCGAAGATCCGGGAGAACATCGCCTCGCACCGCGAGAGCCTCCTTCGCGCCAAGGTGCTCGTCACCTTCAAGACGGACCTGTCGCTGGACGTGCGCATGGCGGACCTGGCCCGCCGGCCGGTGGACGCGCAGCGCTCGCGCGAGCTGTTCACCGAGCTGGAGTTCTTCGCCCTCCTCAAGGAGCTGCCCCAGCAGGACGGTGTCGCCGGGGCACCCGATGAGGTGAAGGAGAAGCCCGCGCCGCTGGCGGTGACGCCGCGGCTGGTGGGCGCGGACGCGGAGCTCGCCCAACTGGCGGGCGCCGTGCGCGAGGCGGGCGCCGTCACCCTGATTCCCGCCTACGAGGGCTCGCCTTTCGGCGCGAAGCTGGTGGGCCTGGGCGTGGCGCTGCCGGACGGGCAGACGGCGTATGTGCCACTGCGGCACGCGCAACTCGGCGTCACCCAGGTGCGGCCGGAGGCCTTCACCGCGGCCTTCCGCGAGGTGCTGGAGGACGCGGCGGTGAAGAAGGGCGGGCATGACCTCAAGGCGCTCAGCCTGGTGCTGGCCAACGACGGCATCACCCTGCACGGCGCACACGACGACGTGGAGTTGCTCAGCTACCTGCTCAACCCGTCCCGCCGCGAGCACGCGCTGGTGGACCTGTCGCGCGAGCGGCTGAACACGGAGCTGCCGCCGCTGCCGCCCGCCGCGGAGGGCAAGCGCGGCAAGAAGGACCGCGCGCTGGCGGACCACACGGTGGAGGAGGTGGCCACCGGCTTCGCCATCCGCGCCGAGGCCGCGCGCCGGCTGGCGCCCGAGCTGTGGAAGGAACTGGAGGCGGCGAAGCTGGCGGCGCTGGCTCGCGACATGGAGTTGCCGCTGTTGCCGCTGCTGGCGCAGATGGAGCGCAGGGGCGTGCTGCTGGACACCGCCGAGCTGTCGCGCACTTCCGTGAAGGTGGACGCCGCCGTCGAGGCGCAGGTGAAGGAGGTCTACCGGCACGCGGGCCGCGAGTTCAACATCGGCTCCAATCCGCAGTTGGTGGAGGTGCTCTTCACGGAGCTGAAGCTGCCCATCATCAAGCGGGGCAAGACGGGCCCGTCCGCGGACCAGGAGGTGCTGGAGAAACTGTCCGAGGAGCACCCGCTGCCGGGCGCCATCATCGAGTACCGCAGCCTGTCCAAGCTGAAGAGCACCTACCTGGACACGCTGCCCACGCTGGTGGCCGCCGACGGGCGCATTCACACCACCTACCACCAGGCGGCCACCGCCACCGGACGCCTGTCCTCCACCGACCCGAACCTCCAGAACATCCCCGTCCGCACCGACCTGGGCCGGGAGATTCGCCGCGCCTTCGTGGCCGCGGAAGGGCACCAACTGGTGAGCGCGGACTACAGCCAGGTGGAGCTGCGGCTGCTGGCGCACATCGCGAACGACCCCGTGCTCATCGAGGCCTTCCTCCATGACGAGGACATCCACACCCGCACCGCGGCCGAGGTGTTCGGCGTGGCCAAGGAGCAGGTGGACCGCGAGCAGCGCCGCGTCGCGAAGATGGTGAACTTCGGCATCGCCTACGGCCTGTCACCGCACGGCCTGGGGGCGCGGCTGGGCATTGCCCAGGACGTGGCCCGCGACATCATCGAGCGGTACTTCACGCGCTACGCCGGCATCCGGCGCTACCTGGAGGAGACTGTCGATAGGGCGCGCAAGACGGGCTACGTGGAGACGCTCTACGGCCGCCGCCGCTACATGGCGGACCTGAACTCCAAGAACCGCGGCGTGGCCCAGGCCGCCGAGCGCGCCGCCATCAACATGCCGATTCAAGGCACCGCCGCGGACCTCATCAAGAAGGCCATGCTGGCGGTGGACGAGGCGTTGACGGCCCAGAAGCTGCGCACGCGGATGCTGCTGCAGGTCCACGACGAACTCCTCTTCGAGGCGCCAGACGCGGAAGTGGAGCAGGTGAAGGCGCTGGCGGTGAAGGCCATGTCCTCGGTGGCCGACCTGAAGGTGCCGCTCAAGGTAGAGGTGGGCGCGGGGCGCAGCTGGGCGGACGCGCACTGA
- a CDS encoding peptidase MA family metallohydrolase — translation MRHLLVLLLLLAAPGAWAQEPGGPHGTHAHDVVTDAALVPLTRPPQVSGDVTTKRFRILHTAAATAAAHELSRQIEGVRDRFGTILGKDWPGVTEIRLGVGRKEFEALALPGGKPPGWAVALAYPAHQIILLDALSLHEPEGQQTLRHELAHVALGQLAPSWPRWFQEGVAQYVTGERYSLTHYSALFRAVTQERVFHFEHLDRAWPDVPSDVEIAYAQSAAFVAHLSAKFGPQAMAALVDGVARGEPFETAFGKAFRTSLLVEETDWREGLAARYGWLPLTTSSALVWLSASFLCVAAYARRRQQRAAKLAEMAAQDAAEDAALRLLAAQAAQAQAQGTAVSAGDSTWPDWPAGSQGTEAHLEAQDSEAPADSAISDLPGELDDEDGLNGRPPKPTLH, via the coding sequence ATGCGCCACCTGCTTGTCCTGCTCCTGCTGCTCGCCGCCCCCGGGGCCTGGGCCCAGGAACCAGGCGGCCCTCATGGCACCCACGCCCATGACGTCGTGACGGACGCCGCGCTGGTGCCCTTGACGCGTCCGCCCCAGGTCAGCGGGGACGTGACGACGAAGCGCTTCCGCATCCTCCACACCGCCGCCGCCACCGCGGCCGCGCACGAGCTGTCCCGGCAGATTGAAGGTGTCCGAGACAGGTTCGGCACCATCCTGGGCAAGGACTGGCCGGGCGTCACCGAGATTCGCCTGGGCGTGGGCCGCAAGGAGTTCGAGGCCCTGGCGCTGCCCGGCGGAAAGCCCCCGGGATGGGCCGTGGCGCTGGCCTACCCCGCCCATCAAATCATCCTGCTGGACGCGCTCAGCCTCCATGAGCCGGAGGGCCAGCAGACGCTCCGGCACGAGCTGGCGCACGTGGCCCTGGGGCAGTTGGCCCCGTCGTGGCCCCGCTGGTTCCAGGAAGGCGTCGCGCAGTACGTCACCGGGGAGCGCTACTCCCTGACGCACTACTCCGCCCTCTTCCGGGCTGTCACCCAGGAGCGCGTGTTCCACTTCGAGCACCTCGACCGGGCCTGGCCGGACGTGCCGTCGGACGTGGAAATCGCCTACGCGCAGAGCGCCGCCTTCGTCGCGCACCTGTCGGCGAAGTTCGGCCCCCAGGCCATGGCCGCGCTCGTGGACGGCGTGGCGCGCGGCGAGCCCTTCGAGACGGCCTTTGGCAAGGCCTTCCGCACCTCGCTGTTGGTGGAGGAGACCGACTGGCGTGAAGGCCTGGCCGCGCGCTACGGCTGGCTCCCGCTCACCACCAGCTCCGCGCTCGTCTGGCTGAGCGCGTCCTTCCTCTGCGTGGCCGCCTATGCCCGCCGCCGCCAGCAGCGCGCCGCGAAGCTCGCGGAGATGGCGGCCCAGGATGCCGCGGAGGACGCCGCGCTGCGGCTGCTGGCCGCCCAGGCCGCACAGGCCCAGGCGCAAGGCACCGCCGTGAGTGCCGGGGACTCCACCTGGCCGGACTGGCCCGCGGGCTCGCAGGGCACGGAAGCCCACCTGGAAGCCCAGGACAGCGAGGCGCCCGCGGACAGCGCCATCAGCGACCTCCCGGGTGAACTGGACGACGAAGACGGCCTTAACGGCCGGCCGCCGAAGCCCACCCTCCACTGA
- a CDS encoding DivIVA domain-containing protein, with amino-acid sequence MKITPLDIRQKRFETALRGFSRREVEAYLELIAGEFEEVVKENIALKEEVKRTQFKVEQHQERERTLQETMVTAQRISEDLKDAAKKEAEIIIADAEHQAEKIVHGAHQRLVQVVEDINELKRQRTQFESQVRSVLDAHQKLLETFKSPTFADRDYARVEDNVAYLSQKKANGDS; translated from the coding sequence ATGAAAATCACTCCGCTCGACATCCGGCAGAAGCGGTTCGAAACGGCCCTGCGCGGCTTCTCTCGCCGTGAGGTGGAGGCCTACCTCGAGCTCATCGCCGGTGAATTCGAGGAGGTGGTGAAGGAGAACATCGCGCTCAAGGAGGAAGTGAAGCGCACCCAGTTCAAGGTGGAGCAGCACCAGGAACGGGAGCGCACCCTCCAGGAGACCATGGTCACCGCCCAGCGCATCAGCGAGGACCTGAAGGACGCCGCGAAGAAGGAAGCGGAAATCATCATCGCGGACGCCGAGCATCAGGCGGAGAAGATCGTCCACGGTGCCCACCAGCGGCTGGTGCAGGTGGTGGAGGACATCAACGAGCTGAAGCGCCAGCGCACCCAATTCGAGTCGCAGGTCCGCTCCGTGTTGGATGCCCACCAGAAGCTGCTGGAGACCTTCAAGAGCCCCACGTTCGCGGACCGCGACTACGCGCGCGTCGAGGACAACGTCGCGTATCTGTCCCAGAAGAAGGCCAACGGCGACTCCTGA
- a CDS encoding HEAT repeat domain-containing protein, translating to MRPLFLAGLLLATAARAQASSPPGPAPTPPVEAAPAPAMDDAALLRGLLGAVRPAPEEIRAIAIEDLALLGDARALDALATLLWDPNPRIQQAALRAVTLFQHARAEEILANVVRHPRLPDALKIQALNGLVFQRTPTARRAVQDAAVDSRLTAGVQNAARAVVTQWDATRR from the coding sequence ATGCGTCCCCTGTTTCTCGCTGGCCTGCTCCTTGCCACCGCCGCCCGTGCCCAAGCCTCGTCCCCCCCGGGTCCGGCGCCCACGCCCCCGGTGGAGGCCGCGCCGGCGCCCGCGATGGACGACGCCGCCCTCCTGCGGGGCCTCCTGGGGGCGGTGCGGCCCGCACCGGAGGAGATTCGGGCCATCGCCATCGAAGACCTGGCGCTGCTGGGAGATGCCCGCGCCCTAGACGCGCTGGCCACGCTCCTGTGGGACCCCAACCCCCGCATCCAGCAGGCGGCGTTGAGGGCCGTCACGCTGTTCCAGCACGCCCGCGCGGAGGAGATTCTCGCCAACGTGGTGCGCCACCCCCGGCTGCCGGACGCGCTGAAAATCCAGGCGCTCAACGGGCTCGTCTTCCAGCGCACGCCCACCGCGCGCCGGGCTGTCCAGGACGCCGCTGTCGACTCGCGGCTCACCGCGGGGGTGCAGAACGCCGCGCGCGCCGTCGTGACTCAGTGGGACGCGACGCGCCGCTGA
- a CDS encoding J domain-containing protein — protein sequence MNAAAANWQTLENVDVECTHCGIRMTQQPGTRVRYFRCSGCHRWVSSVYSDVFRADAKVRTHPVKDTGAQDEQFIEVKDRLDRWLSALEEQDPYRLLGVSPLDSADTVRARYHALAMEQHPDRGGSAEKMRELNAAYERILRHRQRKRQEALSAGAPVASASVLPARSR from the coding sequence ATGAACGCGGCGGCAGCGAACTGGCAGACACTGGAAAACGTCGATGTGGAGTGCACCCACTGCGGCATCCGGATGACCCAGCAACCGGGGACCCGGGTTCGCTACTTCCGGTGTTCCGGGTGCCACCGCTGGGTGTCCAGCGTGTACTCCGACGTCTTCCGGGCGGACGCGAAGGTGCGCACGCACCCGGTGAAGGACACCGGCGCCCAGGACGAGCAGTTCATCGAGGTCAAGGACCGGCTGGACCGGTGGCTGTCCGCGCTGGAAGAGCAGGACCCCTACCGGCTGCTGGGTGTCTCGCCGCTGGACTCGGCCGACACCGTTCGCGCGCGTTACCACGCGCTGGCAATGGAGCAGCACCCGGACCGTGGCGGCTCCGCGGAGAAGATGCGCGAGCTGAACGCGGCCTATGAGCGCATCCTCCGGCACCGCCAGCGCAAGCGTCAGGAGGCGCTGTCGGCCGGAGCGCCCGTGGCCTCCGCCTCCGTCCTTCCCGCGCGCAGCAGGTAG
- a CDS encoding stage II sporulation protein M, which translates to MATPLPAYVAQRRADWDALQALLAKQRSGTLKLGELRTLDTLYRRASADLAHAQTFYAGTDVHRFLNQLCGQAYASIYQPPRERWPAVRDFFRREFPATLRRERGFVGASAVLFILGILLGALVVLWEPRGAELLVPSGVRHYVAQGRMWTDDILSVAPPNSVASGIATNNLTVTIVTFALGLTGGLGTLFLLVNNGVHIGAISALCAREGMLGGLLDFIAAHGPVELSILVIAGGAGLMVGQALIDPGELPRGQALAVRGREAVKLVLGCAPFLALIGVVEGYVSPGDMFPTWLKAGLGLVLGALFWAYLLRAGRTEAEATGAPADSAS; encoded by the coding sequence ATGGCCACGCCCCTGCCCGCCTACGTGGCCCAACGCCGCGCGGACTGGGATGCGCTCCAGGCCCTGCTGGCGAAGCAGCGCTCCGGCACGCTGAAGCTGGGCGAGCTGCGCACGCTGGACACGCTGTACCGCCGCGCGTCCGCCGACCTGGCGCACGCGCAGACCTTCTACGCCGGCACGGATGTCCACCGCTTCCTCAACCAGCTCTGTGGCCAGGCCTACGCGTCCATCTACCAGCCGCCGCGCGAGCGCTGGCCCGCGGTGCGGGACTTCTTCCGCCGCGAGTTCCCCGCCACCTTGCGCCGCGAGCGTGGCTTCGTGGGCGCCAGCGCCGTGCTGTTCATCCTGGGCATCCTGCTGGGCGCCCTGGTGGTGCTGTGGGAGCCCCGGGGCGCCGAGCTGCTGGTGCCCTCCGGCGTGCGCCACTACGTGGCGCAGGGCCGCATGTGGACGGATGACATCCTGTCGGTGGCGCCGCCCAACTCGGTGGCGTCCGGCATCGCCACCAACAATCTCACCGTCACCATTGTCACCTTCGCCCTGGGCCTCACCGGCGGCCTGGGCACGCTGTTCCTGCTGGTGAACAACGGGGTGCATATCGGCGCCATCAGCGCGCTGTGCGCCCGCGAGGGCATGCTGGGGGGATTGCTGGACTTCATCGCCGCGCACGGCCCGGTGGAGCTGTCCATCCTGGTCATCGCCGGCGGGGCGGGACTGATGGTGGGCCAGGCGCTCATCGACCCGGGGGAGCTGCCTCGGGGACAGGCGCTGGCGGTGCGCGGGCGGGAAGCGGTGAAGCTGGTGCTGGGCTGCGCGCCCTTCCTCGCCCTCATCGGCGTGGTGGAGGGCTACGTCTCCCCAGGGGACATGTTCCCCACCTGGCTGAAGGCGGGGCTGGGCCTGGTCCTGGGGGCGCTCTTCTGGGCCTACCTGCTGCGCGCGGGAAGGACGGAGGCGGAGGCCACGGGCGCTCCGGCCGACAGCGCCTCCTGA
- a CDS encoding RDD family protein: protein MRSAPTPHLDVATPERVALTLPIAGIGYRCLAWLVDASLLFFFWLVAYFVFTLLVSDVLGVFQALSGVGQTLLVVGVFATQWLYWTVSEVFFHGQTVGKRVLGIRVVRTDGSPVGVYESAVRNLCRAVDFLPMLYAAACVSMLLTRQHRRLGDLLAGTLLVREERIDLDKYTAAPAASVPLPQSTGARPLSPEDVELVLSFLSRAPGLAPEVRQRLGARLVERVGPDDAEARAAVLASEERTEAFLRARVQGER from the coding sequence ATGCGCTCCGCTCCGACTCCCCATCTCGACGTCGCCACCCCCGAACGCGTGGCGCTCACGCTTCCCATCGCGGGCATCGGCTACCGGTGCCTCGCGTGGCTGGTGGACGCGAGCCTGCTGTTCTTCTTCTGGCTGGTGGCCTACTTCGTCTTCACGTTGCTGGTGTCGGACGTGCTCGGCGTCTTCCAGGCGCTGTCGGGCGTGGGGCAGACGCTGCTGGTGGTGGGCGTCTTCGCCACGCAGTGGCTGTACTGGACGGTGAGCGAGGTCTTCTTCCACGGCCAGACGGTGGGCAAGCGCGTGCTGGGCATCCGGGTGGTGCGCACGGACGGCTCGCCCGTGGGTGTCTACGAGAGCGCGGTGCGCAACCTCTGCCGCGCGGTGGACTTCCTGCCCATGCTGTACGCCGCCGCCTGTGTCAGCATGCTGCTCACCCGTCAGCACCGGCGCCTGGGAGACCTGCTGGCCGGCACGCTGCTGGTGCGCGAGGAGCGCATCGACCTGGACAAGTACACCGCCGCTCCGGCCGCGTCCGTGCCCTTGCCACAGAGCACGGGTGCGCGGCCCCTGTCGCCGGAGGACGTGGAGCTGGTGCTGTCCTTCCTCTCGCGCGCGCCGGGGCTGGCGCCAGAGGTGCGGCAGCGGCTGGGCGCGCGGCTGGTGGAGCGCGTGGGGCCTGACGACGCGGAAGCACGCGCGGCGGTGCTGGCGTCCGAGGAGCGCACCGAGGCCTTCCTGCGCGCCCGCGTCCAGGGAGAGCGCTGA